TGTTTCAATTCCAGAAACGCATTTTCTACCAGACGCCGGAGGCCATATAGATATTTGCCGTAATCCTGCGGAGCTTACACCTCTTCCGGGGAGGGATAACCGGGTTGATCTACTTTGCTCCAAAAGTTTTCAGCACCTATGCCTTTTCGGCACACCTACAAGCCCATATACAATCAGCAATGTACCTGCAGTAATAGGACGCATCCCATAATTAAAATCCAATTTGATTATGGATGCGTCTGACTCAAACCTATATTTTGTTCCACCCGACAGACGTAGGTACTCCCTTGATGAAAAATCCCCCTCCTCCGGACATAGCCAGCATTTTTTCTGGCTTGTCGACTAAAAAGTCATCACAAGCTTTGGTTGCTCCTGGACATGTTGTAAAGCCATAATCATCACAAAGAATGATTCCACCTTCATTAAGACGTGGATAAAAAAACTCAAGACTTTCTTTTGTGGGCTGAAAGAGGTCTACATCAATATGAACAAAGGAAAATTTTCTGTCTGAAATTTTCTGAAATTTATCTGGAATCCATCCTTTATAAAATATAATATTAGAAAAATCTGCCAAATTTTTACGTACTAAATCCTCCTCATAAGAAAGATCTCCTTTAGCCCAATGCTTTCCATCAACATCAGCAGGACAAGAAACACCCGAGAACGAATCAAAAACGTGATGGGTTCTTTTCAATGTACAAGATGAATTAATCTTACATATAATATATGTTCCCAACCCTCTATATACCCCACATTCTACTGTATCACCATGCACGCTATCTGTCAAACGAACAAGCTGAGAAAGCATCCACCGCCTATCAGTATTTAGACTATCAAGCTCGTCAAACACTGAAAGTATTTTATTAAACCCATCATTATCCCACCACATCATTTGTGGCCACTTAAATCTATATTTCAACATGATAATACGAGCTATTTTTCTTAAAAAGAAAATACGAAACATATCATACTGATCAGTACGAATCAAATAATATGCCGACTTTATTCCTCGAAAGACACGAGTATGAAATATTTTCCTCCAAAAAAAATTATTTCCCGTCATGATTCTTTCTCCACTATTTTTTACAACAAAAAAATAAGTTCGCCTTATATCTTCTCATATTAAGCTTATATAATAAGTCATTTAACCTTGAATAAATCCAAGTTAGAACATTCAGACGCTCACGAGAAAGCCATCCTCTTTTAACAACACTTACACATAAGAATGTATTTTGAAGCATCTCTCTCAAATTATATTTGTTAAATTGCTGAAGATGACCCCATCGATGAAATCTATTTCCACATCCGGGGCAAATTATAATTGATTCGCTCAAGACTTCATCATTTGGCACTGTCCCCATAAAACGTCCACCTTTCCGAAGGACTCTATACACCTCACGAAATGTTTCTTTCAAAACATCTCCCTCAAGATGCTCTAAAACTTCACTCATAATTACTACATCAAAAAAATTATCTAAAAAGGGAATTTTATTTGAAAAGCCTACTCTTGCCTTTTCAATACCGATTATATGCGTCAACTCTTCAATTGCATTTTCACTCGGATCTAACGAATAAATATCCAATCCTTTATGCAGAGCAATCTTCTCAAAAAGTCCACCTCCAATGCCAATATTCAAAACCTTTTCTTTTTTTTTACATCTTGAAGCAAGAAAATGGAGACGTAGATAACTCCCACCAAAAATCGACTTTCCTTCTGCTTGATAGTAGTCCCAAAGTTTTTTTTGTTCCATTCTTACTCCCTACACTTCTACATTGCATCAAAATTAATTCACGTGAAAATTATGGTGACAGGTAAAGCACACTTAGCTGATTCTGAAATCCATCTCCTAAACATAAACGGATAGCGCTCTTGCAATTAATTTTGTCATGGACAATTTACTCCAATATTTTTGCGAAACAGTCTCGATACATCTGTTACGTTCCAGTATGCTATCTCATAATCAAATTTACAACAGAAACGGCTTCTCATGCTGTCTGAATTCAGATAGCGTGGCGACTATGCCGCCGCGAACGAACCGAAAACCACGTTTTTCGCCCAAATAACCTCTACAATCAAATTTAAATTTGATTGCAAGATATGTTCTCGCCATCGATATCAATACAGGCATCATCAAACATTTTTAGCATATTTACTTGAAGAAGCTAACTTCTATCGTTTTCCGTCCAAAACAATCGAGCCTCCTCTCTACCATTTCGAATTGTTACAAGGCTCGCAATAATCAAGATCAGCCCAAGAGCATACATCAGTGTGCTCGTCAACATAAAGGCAGAAACGGCGTAGATCCGTATCAAAAAAAAATTTCCAACGAATTTAACTAGAATCATTATAAAGTATATAAAGATGATTATACAATATCGTCTTGTAGAAAAAAAAAGTTGCAATCCCAAAAAGAAAGAAAAATAAAAAGGGATGCTCCACAAAGAATAAAAAAATACTCTGCCCACATATTTCGTATCAGCTACAGTAAAAGCACCTCGCTCAAAAAAAATTTTAACGATATCATCAAGAAATAATGCACACAGAGATCCCAATAAAGTCCCCAAAATAAATACGATAACCATCCATTGAATTGTAAGTCGAAGGACAAAAGAACTTCTTGCCTGCATAGAAAGAAGAGGGAGCATAGATCGAGCAATCACGATCATTGCAAAAGAGCTCAGCAAAGAAAACAATCTATTTGCATAGTTGAATATAGAAACAGATCCAGTTTCCAAGCGAGCTGCCCAAACTTGGTCAATAATCCCAGGAAATATTGTTAGAGCCTGAATAGCAGCTAGCGGAAACAGCACCCTTGAAAAATTTACCCACTCTGGAGATGAAAAAGCCCAACTTGGACGAAGAGGAATATCTAAAGAAAACAGACAAAAAATTAAAAAAATACACTGCAGGAAAAAGCCAACCACAGTTCCCCATAGTAAAGGGTTAAAAAATATGTTTGAAAATATAAGAGCTAAAAAAATACATATAGAAGGAATTATCTCTGCAAGAGTATTCCAGTGTCGTCCAGCAATAAGAATCAAAGGCGAAAAAAAAGCAATTAGGCAATTAAAAAAAAGAGTCGATAACAGAGGTACATACATATCATCCGCAAGTCGAGCTTGCATTGAGTCAAGTCCCAGAAAACCATGCCCGATTACGAATGAAAGCAGAGCATACACTCCGCCCAGAAGAATAATTGCCCAAAATAATACCCACCCAAAAACCTCAGAAAAAAAAAGCAGTCCTTCCTGCGGAGATCGACGATAAAGCGGAGCTCCAAGAGGGATAACTGCGGTCATTAAAACCCCCCCAATATTACTCCTGGCCAATTGATAATATTGAAAATTAGTACATATATATCCACCATCGGTGAAACGCCGTAACGCCAAGCAACTGCAACTTCTTTTGCCCCACCAATAATTTTTCCTAATAGCATAAAGAAACTAACAAGGAAAAAATTTTTTATCAACTCATAGTGATCTGTGATCTGTCGCGAGCAATGCAGATAAAACTTATTCATTTTTGAAGATTGATTGCCCAATCCAAAAACTCTTTTAAATTTTTTTCCCACTCGTAATTCTCCCAAAAACGTTCATACCCACGCCGAGCTATAGACACACGCTCCTCTTCGTGTACAGAGTAATAGGCCATAACCTCAATTGCCTCTTCTATTGAATCATAGTAGATAGCTTCTGTCCCATCCTCAAAAATAAACTCGTGAGCACTCGCTCCACCCTTATCACAAACCATCATCATGCCATGTGCAGGAATTTCATACATACGAGCGTTTCCTGTTTCATAACATGCATCAGAAACATGCATATTAAAACCTATCTTTGCATTCCAATACAATATTTTACGCTCTATATCTGTAAGGGAATGAACTCTATACGGATATATTTTCCTCCCATAAAGACAGCGCAAAAATCCTTCATATCCCTTAAATTTCCATCTCCCGTAGATATTTACCCTCTCCTTAAAATATTTTTTAATTTTTATTAGCCTATCTATTTTCATTGGATGTGGATTTCCAACATAACAAATATCAATTTTACGTCGCCTAAAAAACTCTTCATTATCTTCTTGTGGCTTTTCAAATTTTGAAAAAACAAGAGGAAACCAACGAGCAGGCTTCCCCCAACGACTAAATACATCCTTAAATAGAAGGTCATCAATGTAGCTTGGAGAGATATAAAATGCCCCGTCAAAAGCCCATAAACAAGGCAAATCCCTCCGCAGAGTTGAATAAGGATCATCTATAAATCCAAGAATTTTGATTGGTTTTTGCAGATACTTCCACCAAACCTCGGGATGAATAAAATTATATGTAGACATGACAATTAAATCATAATCTTTAAATTCATCCACAAAATCCTTTATCATCTGCATATACTCAATATTTCTCTCTCGATACAGTCGATCTATTCCACCAGCATCCAGTAAAGCACACCGATAATTCCATCCATGAACCCCAAAGCGAAACAGATCCCCTAAACCCCAATGAGCAAAACGGCTAAAATATTTTAATGGATCAAAAGATTTCAGTCTGTATCCATGGAAATTTTCCATCGCTGGAAAATTAAAAAGGCATACGTTTTTCATATTAAATACAAGGGCTATAATTTTACACATTCAACATTTAAACTAATTAAAATTCCATTTTCCTTATCCATGTGAGGGATATAAGCCTGAGAAAAGTCATCCACATCTGCATGTTCAGTTTCCCGCCAATCATACCGCTGAATCTTTCCAAATCCAGCAGAAGCAAGGACAGCGGACAGGCTCTCGAAGTCAAATACATTATAGTGTATATTATAAAGATAATCCTGTTTTCCAAATATTGGGCCAACAATCTTTGAGATGTCCTTATATCGCCTATAAACTTCACAAAGCTTTTCAAAATCAGGGACAGCAGTACGCAACACTCCATTTTTTTTAAGTACACGATACCACTCCGAAAGGACAGTCCCAACCTCCCTTCTTTTGAAGTGCTCAAGAACATGACAATTATATATTATATCAATACTTGAATCAGGGATGAAAGACAGATGGTCAATTGTTGAAACATGATCAATATGTGGATATTCTATCGCATCTATATGAATATATCCGCCAATGTATCTTTTCCCGCATCCAAGATGAAGCTTCATGAGATAATCCTTTATTTTCTGACTAAGAAAATTTAAAAATGGCATTAATCGATGTGTCCATTTTTACAAAATTCAGCACTTCTTCGATGGAAATTATCTTCTGCCCATCTTCAAAATATCCGGTGTAACCTATATTTGCTAAGAGATAAAATATCTCTTGAACCGAATCTCCCTGTTCCATTAGGGTATACTGACACAGTTCGATAAATACCACTGGGCTAAATACAGAAAGTGCTTTTTGAGCTCCTTGGAGAACTTTTAGATCATATCCATCTGTATCTATTTTTATGAGGTTCAGCTTACCAATCTTATATTCATCAACAAATCTATCTATTGATACTGGCTCCGAAAAGCTACATTCTTCTTCTGCATATACGGCAGGACTTTCAGAATCTAATTTCCAGCTTGAACGTATCCTCTGCCTTGGTACGCTTAGCTCTCCATTTGTAACAATATTTTGCAATAAAGTAATATTCCCACTAAATTCTTTGTTCAACTCCACATTTCTTTTTAATTTTGACATCGCAAAGTCTGTTGGCTCAAAAGCATAAACATGCCCAGATTTTTCTACAATTCTGGACATGACTAATGTATGAGCCCCTACATTGGCCCCAACTTCAATAACAACATCTCCACTTCTTAAATTGTCGCGCAAAAATTTTAATGTTTTTGGCTCCCAACCACCAAGAAATATATTGAAATCAATCGCTTCTGTTAAATCAATGCCATACTTAATTCCTCCCCTAGAAACAACCCTATAGGGGAATATCCTTCCATAAACTGTTAATAATTTAAGAATATATTTTCTAATCCCTAAAAAATTTATAATTTTTTTTAATATATCTACTATCATTATCCCCTCACAGAAAAAAATTATTCATCTTCGAAAAATATGCGTAGTCTCCTTAACTCCGCAAGAACACTACATTACCTGCCAATATGGCCGCTGTAAAAGCATTTTTTTTGACTCATCAAATTCTTCTCCCGTCACAACCAACACTCGCAGTTTACGCCGGGTTTTTTCCTCGGTGATGCGTA
Above is a window of Desulfomicrobium orale DSM 12838 DNA encoding:
- a CDS encoding TylF/MycF/NovP-related O-methyltransferase, translated to MTGNNFFWRKIFHTRVFRGIKSAYYLIRTDQYDMFRIFFLRKIARIIMLKYRFKWPQMMWWDNDGFNKILSVFDELDSLNTDRRWMLSQLVRLTDSVHGDTVECGVYRGLGTYIICKINSSCTLKRTHHVFDSFSGVSCPADVDGKHWAKGDLSYEEDLVRKNLADFSNIIFYKGWIPDKFQKISDRKFSFVHIDVDLFQPTKESLEFFYPRLNEGGIILCDDYGFTTCPGATKACDDFLVDKPEKMLAMSGGGGFFIKGVPTSVGWNKI
- a CDS encoding class I SAM-dependent methyltransferase; its protein translation is MEQKKLWDYYQAEGKSIFGGSYLRLHFLASRCKKKEKVLNIGIGGGLFEKIALHKGLDIYSLDPSENAIEELTHIIGIEKARVGFSNKIPFLDNFFDVVIMSEVLEHLEGDVLKETFREVYRVLRKGGRFMGTVPNDEVLSESIIICPGCGNRFHRWGHLQQFNKYNLREMLQNTFLCVSVVKRGWLSRERLNVLTWIYSRLNDLLYKLNMRRYKANLFFCCKK
- a CDS encoding lipid II flippase MurJ, with the translated sequence MTAVIPLGAPLYRRSPQEGLLFFSEVFGWVLFWAIILLGGVYALLSFVIGHGFLGLDSMQARLADDMYVPLLSTLFFNCLIAFFSPLILIAGRHWNTLAEIIPSICIFLALIFSNIFFNPLLWGTVVGFFLQCIFLIFCLFSLDIPLRPSWAFSSPEWVNFSRVLFPLAAIQALTIFPGIIDQVWAARLETGSVSIFNYANRLFSLLSSFAMIVIARSMLPLLSMQARSSFVLRLTIQWMVIVFILGTLLGSLCALFLDDIVKIFFERGAFTVADTKYVGRVFFYSLWSIPFYFSFFLGLQLFFSTRRYCIIIFIYFIMILVKFVGNFFLIRIYAVSAFMLTSTLMYALGLILIIASLVTIRNGREEARLFWTENDRS
- a CDS encoding glycosyltransferase: MKNVCLFNFPAMENFHGYRLKSFDPLKYFSRFAHWGLGDLFRFGVHGWNYRCALLDAGGIDRLYRERNIEYMQMIKDFVDEFKDYDLIVMSTYNFIHPEVWWKYLQKPIKILGFIDDPYSTLRRDLPCLWAFDGAFYISPSYIDDLLFKDVFSRWGKPARWFPLVFSKFEKPQEDNEEFFRRRKIDICYVGNPHPMKIDRLIKIKKYFKERVNIYGRWKFKGYEGFLRCLYGRKIYPYRVHSLTDIERKILYWNAKIGFNMHVSDACYETGNARMYEIPAHGMMMVCDKGGASAHEFIFEDGTEAIYYDSIEEAIEVMAYYSVHEEERVSIARRGYERFWENYEWEKNLKEFLDWAINLQK
- a CDS encoding class I SAM-dependent methyltransferase — translated: MKLHLGCGKRYIGGYIHIDAIEYPHIDHVSTIDHLSFIPDSSIDIIYNCHVLEHFKRREVGTVLSEWYRVLKKNGVLRTAVPDFEKLCEVYRRYKDISKIVGPIFGKQDYLYNIHYNVFDFESLSAVLASAGFGKIQRYDWRETEHADVDDFSQAYIPHMDKENGILISLNVECVKL
- a CDS encoding FkbM family methyltransferase, which encodes MIVDILKKIINFLGIRKYILKLLTVYGRIFPYRVVSRGGIKYGIDLTEAIDFNIFLGGWEPKTLKFLRDNLRSGDVVIEVGANVGAHTLVMSRIVEKSGHVYAFEPTDFAMSKLKRNVELNKEFSGNITLLQNIVTNGELSVPRQRIRSSWKLDSESPAVYAEEECSFSEPVSIDRFVDEYKIGKLNLIKIDTDGYDLKVLQGAQKALSVFSPVVFIELCQYTLMEQGDSVQEIFYLLANIGYTGYFEDGQKIISIEEVLNFVKMDTSINAIFKFS